The segment TTGATATGTTCCGTGATGGCGATAAATGCGATTGGCCTGTATTATTCCTGATCTCATCAGGAGTTTCATTGATCTTATTGTTATTCTTTGTGTTTGCTTTTAAACCCGTCGAGTTGAAACGGGAAGAAGTATAAGTTGCCTCATACTTAGGAAGTGAATGGGCGGGAAAGAACAGGCTTGTCTTTCTCGCCCTTATTGCCTGTCGCTTCGGTGTAGAATTATTCCGGTATCGGAAGTGAGCAAAGACGCTTATTCTTTTCCCGGGCGGACAAAGATGACGGCACGGCCTAGTTGTTCTGCAAGGGCTTCGTCAGGCAAGATGTGTTTACCGTTTACATAGATGTCTGTAAGGATAGCAGGGTGACGTAATTCGCAGCGTACCGTGTCCACCCAGTCATCGCTCCAATGAATATAATCCAGCGTGTACTTGCCGCCTGTCTGAAAAGAAGGTGTAAACCCGAGATACCTGAGGCCTTGCTCTGTTTTGCCAAAGCTGCTTCCATTCGGTATTTCTTGTAGAGGAAAATACGGGGTAAGATCCGTGCCCGCACCCGGTTCAATCCAGATATTGTCCGGATTGATGCAACCCGTTGTCTCGGGATTAAACAGGTCATTCCCTTCTGCGTCTTGCAGGAATGCGTGGATGGATACATCAATCGTATCGTATCCCGGAGCCGGCAATTCATCTTTGTCATCGCAACCCATTCCCATAAAAAGGCTGGTGATGGAAATCAATGTGCATAAGAACTGTTTCATAACTATTAGGGATTTATTGGGGGGGATGTTTTCATGTTAACTTCGCAAATATAAATAATTAAACGGATAAATCATTCTCTGAAAAGAGGATAATTGGGTGATATACCTTCAGAAGTGAATCTTTTTAATCTCTTTTTCTCCACTTCTCTTGGCGGATTCTTACCGGCAAAGTGCTTTTTTAGGAGGAAATTTCAAAGATTTGCCTTGAAAAAGTACTTGGACGGTCAAAATCTTGGCGGATTAGGACTGAAAAAGTGCTTGGATGACCAAAATCTTGGAAGAATGACACTAGAAAAGACTTTTCTAATGAAAATCTTTGCGGATTCTTCTTGAAAAAGCACTTTTTGGATAGAAATCTTGACAGAATGTTATTTCCTGATCTTTTTGTCATTTTAGCTTCTCTCGTATTGGTTTTTCTTGCTGAAAAACATAGTCCTTTTCCGAATGTAAAACTTGCAATCTTCTTTGGGATAGATTACTTTTAGCAGTGACAAAAACTTGTTTAATCTTTCAATTCGTGTTTTATTATGAAGGAAATTCAGAATTTGAGCATCAGTCAATTGCAAAACGAAGAAGCCTTTGGCTTTTTCACGTTGGTGAAGGAAGAAATGGACAATCTGCCAGCCGACCCGGGTGAAGGTGTGGCTCCACTGAAGGCGGTAAAGGAAGCTTATATTGAAAAATTGGATGCGTATGATGAAGCGTTAGAGACTTCCAACAAGTTGGATTCGGTACAGACTGTCGAGGCGGCGGATGCGGCAGCCGACGAGGCGTGGGGCGCGTCTTACGCGTATTCGAAGGCGATGGCACGCCATCCGGATTCGATGATACGCAATGCCGCATTATCGTATGTGGCGGTGTATGAAAAATATGGAAATCCGACGAAGTTGGCTCAGGTGAAGGAACTGGGTGTGTTGCAGAACTTGCTCACGGACCTGGAGGCTCTTGGGGATGACGAGACGATCGGTTTCACGATGTGGCGAGAATACATTGCTGAGACTACGGCTTCATTGATGGATGCCATGAACAACCGTACCGACGAACAAAGCCGCATACAGGTGGGCATTGTGAAGGAAACCCGCTTGGCAACCGAGGCGGCTTATCGGGATTTGGTGGGCAAAGTGAATGTCGTGGCGGCCTATGAGGGCGATGCGGCGTACGCCACGTTTATCGACCATATGAATGCGTTGATCGACCGCCAGAAAGCGATCTTGAAAGGGCGGACAACTCGTAATAAGAAAAAGGCGCAATGATTGTGAGGAATGAAAAACATGATGTCCAATCTACGGACGACCGGCTGTTGCCTTTTTCATGATACAATAGAATAAGTCTGCTTGTGGATAACAAAGATGGGGGAAAAAAAGAAAGAACCCAAATATCTGCGGATAGATTCTGATACTACTGAGGAAGAATACAAAAATAACGAGAATCGGTTCCGTTTCTCGTTTGTTTCGAAATCGATTCTCGTTATTTCTGAATCCGGAATGAAGAGCGTCTCTCGTCTTAGTTCGAAGAGATCACCTGTCCTTCTCCACGGTATAATTTGACAGGTCCGTCGAGTAAGACGGCCAATACGGTGATTTGCTCATCCAGGACCCGGTCGGGAACGTCAATATACAAGTTGCCTGGAACTTCGCTCCAGTAGTTCTTGTTGTAGACCTTATAGGAAAGCATCGTTCCGTTTCCTACTACCCAAACCCGGTTTACCTTGTTCATCAATCCCTTAATCTCGACCGGACCGTTCGGACGATACGGCAGATACAGATACAGGATGTCGCCGGCTTTGTTCAAGGTGGTATAGCCTTGGAAATGTTCTGCCGGAATACCGGCACGTGTCTCGTAAACCGCTTCTTTATGCTTCTTGATCCACCGGCCGAATTCCTTCAGGATAGCCACCTGCTCTTCCGGGATCGTTCCGTCTTCTTTAGGACCAATGTCGAGCAATAAGTTTCCGCCCATACTGAGGCAATCAACAAACGTGCGCAACAAGATATAGGGCGTCTTGTAGTTTGTATCTGTATGCTGATATCCCCACGAATCGTTCATCGTCATACATAACTCCCAGTATTTGTCTTTCGGCCGGACAACCGGGACACCTTGTTCGGGAGTCGCGTAGTCGCCATATCCCTGAATACGCGAATTAATAATGACATTCGGATTAGTAGAACGAAGCAGGTCGACAATTCCTTTGGAGTTCCACGCCTCGGCACTTTGTTCCCAGTCGCCGTCAAACCAGTACAGATCCGGTTTCCAGGTTTTATTCAGTTCTGATAATTGGGCAAAATTGAACTGGACAAACTTATTCCACCGGGCCGGATCGTCTTTATACCGGGTTTCTGTCTTGGTCTTGTTCGGATAATCCGGATGCGACCAGTCGAGGAGTGAATAATAAAATCCTAACTTCAGTCCATGTTTGCGAACTTCTTCCACGAAGGGCGCCACCAGATCCTTTCCGGCCGGAGTCGATTTGACAACGCTCAGGTCGCCTGCCTTCGTATCCCACAAAGCGACACCGTCGTGATGCTTGGTGGTCAGTACCGTATAGCGGGCACCACTTTCCTGAATCAAATCCACCCATTCCTTCGGATTGTATTTCGAAGCCGTAAAACCTTTGGTCTGGCTCATGTATTCATCGTAAGGCAGATAATTATTGTAGAAAGACCAACTTTCCGATACGCCGTTTACGGCATAGATTCCCCAATGGATGAAGATACCCAGTTTGGCTTCTTCAAACCATTCCATCCGTTTTTCCTTCTGCTCATCTGTTTGAGTACTGGCAACTTCCTGAGCCGGAAGCTGCATTGACATTGCTAACCATGCAATGCTTAGGGCCATTAAATGTGTTCGCATTGTATTATAATTTAATGTTTGACATACAAATGTAACACTTCTGGAGGGATTTTCAAGGGAAATAGGGAAAAAACAGTCCGCTTTTTATTTCCACAAAGGAGCCTGCTCGAGAATCGTAGCGTCGGTAAAGGTAAATTGTTCCAGTGAATGCTGCTTTGCCTGTACAACGATGTAATGCATCGGTTCGTTGGCTGTATTACGCATCGAACGGCTTCCTTCGGGAGCTACGCGAACTACACTGCCGCTTTGAATCGGGAAACACTGATCGTCTACCTGGAAATCACCTTTCCCACTCAGAATGATATAGGTCTCTTCATTCTGCTTGTGAGCATGAAAAAACGGCGTAGCCTCGTTGGGTTGCAATGTCGAGATGGAAATCTCGGTAGCTGTTGCACCTGTCGCTTCTTTCAGGAAGATCTTTTCCTTCCATTCGTTCATCGATCCAGTTTCAATACTTGTGAAATTCTTACCGCTGATTGTTGCCATTTTCTGTTCCATAATCTGTTAAATTTAAAAGTGTTCTTTATATTTGTGATGCAAAGATGAACGAAAGAATAGAGGCAGTCAAGAAGGCACAGCGACGTTCGTCAGTAACATTTTTGTTACGATTATTCGTTTACAGACAGATAGTAAAGGGTTAAAAATATGAAAGAATTTCATCATCATAAATTTTGTCCGATTCGGGATATCTTAAGTCGCATTGGCAGTAAATGGTCTATGTTGGTTTTAGTTACATTAGACGCGAACGGTACGATGCGTTTCAACGAGATTCAGAAGTCTATCGGCGATATTTCCCAGCGGATGCTTACATTAACGGTACGTACGCTTGAAGCAGATGGACTGATAAAACGGGATGTCTATCCGGAAGTCCCGCCACGCGTTGAATACACACTGACCGACCGTGGCCGTAGTCTGATGCCCCTGTTGAAAGAATTGGTCCGTTGGGCATTGGATAATCAGGAACAGATTCTGGAGGAAAGAGCTAAACTGGATGTCCCGGAAGAGGTGAAAGAATAATTCCGTTGATGAAGGTCGCTCCTACTCGATTCCCTTTTGATTAGCCTCTTCTTCCCCTTTCCCGAAGAGAGCAAAATCTCCTAAGCAAGGATCATCCGGGAATACTTCTCTTAACTGATCCGTAATCTGCTGGGCAATATGCTGCGTTTGTGATTTAGTCTCTGGAATCAGTCCGAGGCGGATTGCCATTTTGGTTACGTGCGTATCTAACGGAATAATCAGGTCTTTGGGCTTAAGAGCCTGTTTCCAGATACCTAAATCTACAGTTTTATCTTGTCGCACCATCCAGCGCAGGAATAGAGCCAGGCGTTTGCAGGCAGAATAGCTGGATGGCTCAGGGATTCCTTTGATCCCGGAAAACAATGATTGTAATTTATATAGGTGAATATGGGCATTTCGGTGCATATCCGGTCCTATTTCTGTCTGCATAACAGCCTCTTCCAAGGAGTTATAGACGGTATAGATCTTATTGAGTCTCATGCAAAGGGCTCTTAAATCCACGTAAGAATAGAACCGATAAAACTTCTTCCCTTTATTCATCGTCGAAATCACCTGGTTGATATTGTCTGTATCGCGGATGAATTCGAAAGGTTTCCAATCAATAGCCTGATGGAATTCGTTTAATTTCCGGATAACACATTCCCGTTTTCCGAAAGTAATCCAGGTTGTGATGAAGGCAGAGACTTCAATATCCTTTTTCTCTGTGAAATGATGAGGAAACTGGATCGGATCACGGGTAATAAAATCTGGAGTATGATATCTCTTCGCCAGTTCACGAATTTCTTCTGCTATTTTCTTGTTCATAAATTCTCACTTGTTATAAACTGAAGACAAAATCTACTGTTACTTCTTTCGGAGGAAATCCTGTCTTTCCTCTTCCGGATAATGCTCGATGGCATAACGAAGAGCCGTGCGGGGTAAACGGGTGGCATATTCATCGAGAAACTCGGAAAGGACATCCCGGTTGCGCTTACCGATTTCACGAAGCATCCAGCCAACGGCTTTGTGCATAAGGTCGTGCTTATGGTTCATCAGTTGCCTGGAAAGGGCAAGGGTGTCGTCAAACTGATCGTGGCGGATGAGGGCTATGGTAGAGACAATCGCAATGCGTTGCTCCCACAGGTTGTCACTTTCGGCCAACCGGTACAGCAGACTATGGTCTGGCTGATGCAGAAGATAACCGCCTACGATAGTCGGACAACTTAAATCGACCAGATCCCAGTTGTTACAGTGTCGGGTATTCTTCAGATAAAACTGGTAGATGTTACAGCGTTCCTCATCAGTCGTCTTTTTCTTCTTGACGCGTTCTACAAGGATGAGTAGCGCACAAAGCCTTGCTTCATGCCATGGAGAATGGATCAGGATTTGTAATTCTTCCAGCGGCGTATCTATATTCGCTTTGGCAATGTTGCGCGTCAGCGGAACGGGAATACCCATGAAGCTGTCACCTTCCCCATATTCTCCGGGACCAGTTTTGAAAAAGCGGCTCAAATGTGCTGCTTTTTCGGTTGATGCGACCGATTGGAGTTCGTCTATGATAAAAGAAGCCGTTTTCATGGATGCAATACACGGGTGATAGGACGGTCGCCTTCCAGGAAACCGATTACATTATTACAAACGGTTTGTGCCATGATGACACGAGTTTCGTATGTCTGGGTCCCGATGTGGGGTGTAAGAACGACATTCTCCAACTCTAATAATTCGGGCAATGGATGATCGCCAAATTCGAAAACATCCAGGCCGGCGCCATGAATGGTTCCGTCTTGTAAAGCTTTTACCAACGCATGTTCGTCGACTAACGGACCACGGGCTGTATTGATTAATACGGCTGAAGACTTCATCTGCTTGAATTCCTCTTCTCCGATGAGGTGATAGGTCTCGGGTGTATAAGGTGCATTGAGGGAAACAAAATCCGATTGAGCCAGTAATTCCTCTTTGGATACGTAGCGGGCAGGGATGGAAGCTTCTTCTTCGGGTGACAACCGATGGCGATTATGATACAGAATATGCATGTTACACGCTACTGCCCGTTTGGCCAAAGCCTGTCCGATACGTCCCATACCGATTATACCTAATGTCTTTCCGTCAATAGGAATACCTAAATTCTCCAGCACACCAACCTTCATCTGTTTTCCTAACCGACGTAGTTTACGGTCGCATTCTGTTATACGGCGTGCCACATCAAGCATTAATCCCAACGCAATATTTGCGGTCGGAGCTGTAACCGGTGCCGGTGTATTCGTCACGGTGATTCCTTTTTCTATGCAATATGCCACGTCAATATTGTTATATCCGACGGCATAGTTGGATACCAGTTTCAATTTTGGAGCATGATCCACTAGTTTCTTATTGACCGGAAAGTCGAACATTGAACACAGAACATCGTATTCCGGGATCATTTCATATACTTCTTCGTAGGAAAAATCTCGTCCTTCAGGGAAAGTTACATCATACAGCTTTTCCAGCTCTGTAAATCCTTCACGGAACATATCGTAGGTTACTAATACTTTTATCATGGTCGCTTTTCTTTTAGTTGTTGCGAAAGTAATGTACAAACATACAAAAAATCCTGGCTATTTGAAATAGCCGGATATACTAGAAGCTTGGAAATGGAAAGATATTCTTATATTTGCTTCCTAAAAAACAGAACATATGGTACTGAATTATATTTGGATTGCTTTCTTTCTGATAGCTTTTGTCGTAGCTGCCTGCAAATTGCTTTTCTTGGGCGACACGAATGTCTTTACGGAGATTATCAATGCTTCGTTTGCCTCAGCGAAAACAGGCTTTGAGATCTCATTGGGGCTGACCGGTATATTATCTCTCTGGTTAGGTATTATGAAGATTGGAGAGAAAGGAGGCGTGATTCAGGCATTTGCGCGGATGGCTTCTCCGGTATTCAGTAAGCTTTTTCCGGATATACCGAAAGATCATCCGGTGACCGGCTCTATTTTCATGAACTTGTCGGCAAATCTCTTGGGATTGGATAATGCGGCTACGCCGATGGGACTGAAAGCGATGACACAGTTGCAGGAATTCAACCGGGAGAAAGACACCGCCAGTAATCCTATGATTATGTTCCTTTGCATCAACGCCTCCGGATTGACGCTTATTCCCATTACGATCATGATGTATCGGGCGCAATTAGGAGCAGCCAATCCTTCGGATGTCTTCTTACCAATTATGTTGGCTACATTTATTTCTACGTTGGTGGCTATCTTGGCGGTCTGTTTTAAGCAGAAGATAAATATCCTGCAACGGAACTTATTGCTTTTCTTTGGCGGTATGGCAGTTTTGATTGGTGGCCTGATCTGGTTGTTCCATTCGATGACACAAGAACAGGTTTCTCTCTACTCTACCCTTTTTGCCAATACTTTGCTGTTTACCATTATCTGCGGATTTATCCTGAGTGGCGTCCGTAAAAAGCTGAATGTCTATGATGCTTTTATTGAAGGAGCGAAAGAAGGCTTCCAGACGGCCATTACGATTATACCTTATTTGGTTGCTATCTTAGTTGGAATTGGGATTTTCCGTGCTTCGGGAGCGATGGATTTCCTGATTGAAGGTGTTCGGTTCTGTGTAGGTTCTCTGGGCTTGAATACCGACTTTGTAGAGGCTCTTCCTACTATTCTGATGAAACCGTTAAGCGGAAGTGGTGCGCGCGGTATGATGCTCGATGCGATGAATACGTATGGAGCGGACTCATTTGTGGGTCGTTTGTCTTCTATTGTCCAAGGTTCGTGTGATACTACATTTTATGTAGTCGCGCTTTATTATGGAAGTGTAGGCATTAAGAATACCCGATATACGGTTCCCTGTGCTTTACTGGCAGATTTGGCCGGAGCGATTGCGGCTATAGCTATGGCTTATTTATTCTTTGGATAGGATAGAAAACAGAGAGAAAATACTACCTTTGTAAAACGACAACCCTCAAATCAGAGAAGCTATGAACAGAAAATATCCGATAGGCATCCAGAGTTTTGAGAATATCCGCAAGGAAGGATATTTGTATGTGGACAAGACCGCCTTGGTCTATCAGCTGGTTCAGACGGGAAAGTATTATTTCCTGAGTCGTCCCCGCCGTTTTGGAAAGAGTCTGTTGCTTTCAACCTTGCAGGCTTATTATGAAGGGAAGAAAGAACTGTTCGAAGGCTTGGCGATGGCTTCATTGGAAAAAGACTGGAAAACTTACCCGGTATTGCATTTGGATTTGAATGCTCAGCGCTATGATTCGGTAGATAGCTTGACTTCTATTCTGAATGATACCTTATGTGAGTGGGAACGTCTTTATGGAACACAGGAAAGTGAAACGACGTTATCTCTCCGCTTTAAGGGTGTTATTCAACGGGCGGCTGAGAAAACAGGCCGGAATGTGGTGGTCTTGATTGACGAATACGACAAACCCATGCTACAGGCAATCCATAATAAAGAGCTCCAATCTAACTATCGGAATATCCTGAAGGCTTTTTATGGAGTACTGAAAAGCAAGGACGCTTATCTGCAGTTTGCGTTGCTGACCGGTGTGACAAAGTTCAGTAAGGTTAGTGTATTCAGTGACTTGAATAATATTGAAGATATAACGCTTATCCGAGATTTTGCAGGCTTATGCGGTATCAGTGAAGAGGAATTATATGCAACATTATCGACAGATATTCAAGAGTTGGCAGAAGCTGTCGGTATGAGTTATGAGGATACTTGCCGAAGATTGAAGGAACAGTATGACGGTTATCATTTTGCTGAACGTACATCCGGTATGTACAATCCGTTTAGTTTGTTGAATGTGTTGAAGAGTAAGCAATTCCGTAATTACTGGTTCGAGACAGGAACGCCGACGTATCTGGTGGAATTACTGAAAGAGAATCATTATCCGTTGGAACATCTGACGTATGAACAGGCGACGGCCGATACGCTGACCGGCATTGATACGGTGGATTCATCTCCGATCCCGGTACTTTATCAGAGCGGTTATCTGACGATCAAGGATTATGATCCGGAATTTGAGACTTATACATTGGGTTTCCCGAATAAGGAAGTGGAAGAAGGCTTTACCCGCTTCCTATTGCCTTATTATGCGCATATCCGTTCGGGCAGTTCGGCTTTTCATATCGTGAACTTTGTCAAGGAAGTGCGTTCGGGTGATATAGACGGATTCATGAAACGTCTTCAGAGTTTCTTCTCGGATACGCCATACGAGCTGGTACGAGATTTGGAATTGCATTACCAGAATGTCCTGTTCATCATCTTCCGCTTGGTAGGATTTTATACACAGGCCGAATATCATACATCCGAAGGACGTGTGGATTTAGTCATTCGCACGGACCAGTTCATCTATGTAATGGAATTTAAGTTAGACGGTACGGCCGAGGAAGCCTTACAGCAGATAGAAGAAAAGCAGTACGCTTTGCCTTTCGCATCCGATCCGCGTCGCTTGTTCAAAGTAGGTGTGAACTTCAGCAACGCGACTCGGAATATCGAGAAATGGCTGGTGAGATAACCGGCTTTCGGCTGTTATGGTTATTTCTTTTCGTGTTCACGGATAAATTGCAGGAGTAATGGGAAAGAAGCTATCGGCATATTCCCGTGATCATATCCGTCCAGTTCATACAGTGTTGCATCCGGATGCCCCAATAACTTGAATAAACGGTGGAAGAATGCCTGCTCTTCATATCTTCCGTACAATTCCTTTTCCCTGTCGGCTGAGATAATCAGGATAGGCGGACAGTCTTTCCTAACGTAATAGAGCGGAGCTATCGAATCGATCAAGGGTTGTAATGGCGGCATTCCCATGCGGCGGCGAGCTTCAAAGTGTGTAATGACTTGTCCGCTGAAGGGAATCAGTCCGGCTATCTGGTCGGCATCCTTTCCGTATTTCTTTAATAAGCTTTTATTCAATCCTACTAAATCAATCAGATAACCTCCGGCAGAATGACCCGATAAATAAATCTTTTGGGTACTTCCTCCGTATTGGGCAATGTGATCGAATGTCCAGCTGACAGCTTGTGTCGCGTCATCAATGATCTCCGGGATAGTTACTTTTGGTGACAAGCGGTATTCAACTCCTACAACGATCAAACCTTCTTTTAATAACGCCTCCGGTATTTCCCGCTTTCCTCCGGTCAGGCCACCTCCGTGAAACCAGACAACCACGGGAGCTTCCTTGGCATTGGCCGGATAAGCGATATCCAGCCGGCACATCGAATCGGCATACGTGTCATTTGTCTGTCGGTAGGCAATGTTTCGTTCGTAACGGTAATCGGCAGCTATTGCTTGCCAGGCACAAAGGCAACTTAAGATGATTAGCACAACAATTCTTTTCATGATATTTTTGATTTCTGTTTCCTGCAAAGGTAAAGATATTTACTTACTTTCGTACCTTTGTAGAGGGATAATCATACCGGTAAGGTAAATGTTGAACGTAGTAACTGGATAGTATGGATGTAGATGTTCGATGGAAGCAACGTTTCCAAAACTTTGATAAAGCATTTAAACGACTAACGGACGCGATTCAGATCATTCGGAATGATCCGGATAATGTCTTGTTGCAAGCCGGATTGATACAAATCTATGAGTTTACTTTTGAACTGGCTTGGAAGACGTTGAAAGATTATCTGGAAATGGAAGGCTTTACGGTTCCTTCGCCCCGGGCAACGCTTCGGCAGGCGTTTCAATGTGGCTATATTCAGCAGGGAGATGTATGGCTGAAGGCTTTGAATGACCGTAATCTGACGGCTCATACCTACGATGATGAGGTCGCAAAAGAAGTTATCGCTGATATTCAGCAGACGTATTATTTCTTACTAAAAGATTTGCACCAATGGTTGATGGGATTGTAAATATGGGATTGTCGGAAAAGGAACTGGCGATATTGCGGCACATTTTATCCCGTTATCCGCATATAGAAGAAGCCGTTGTTTTTGGTTCCCGGGCAAAAGGAAACTATAAACCGGCGTCCGATATTGATTTGGCTATTAAGGGAGAAGACCTTGAGAAGGATGATCTTTCGGCTGTCCTAGCGGATTTGGAAGCCTCACTGTTACCTTATTTTGTGGATGTCGTCTTATATCGGCGCATTCAAAATGAGGCATTGAAAGAACATATTGACCGGGTTGGCCGAACCATTTACCGACGAGATAAATAAAACGAACTTTTCGTACCTTTGCAGACAATAAAAACATGAGATATGGCAATAGCTTTTTATGCGGAAGATACTGAACTTCCGGCAATCAATAAACAGGCAGTGAGCGGTTGGGTGAGAGCTGTGGCTGCGACGTATGGCAAAAAAACGGGCGACATCAGTTATATATTCTGTTCGGACGAAAAGATCCTGGAAGTCAACCGCCAGTATTTGCAACACGATTATTATACGGATATCATTACGTTCGATTATACGGAGGGAAACAAGATTTCCGGCGATTTGTTCATCAGCCTGGATACGGTCAAGACGAATGCCGAGGCTTTTCATACTTCATATAACGAGGAATTGCACCGGACTATTATCCACGGGATTCTGCATCTTTGCGGAATCAACGACAAAGGTCCGGGCGAACGGGAAATCATGGAGGCAAACGAAAATAAAGCCTTGGCGATTTTACCGGAAGAATGCAAGCAGTGACCTTATTCTCTCTGCGGAATAAATTTGAAAACTCCCGATAGATAACTGAAATTCTACCGGGAGTTTTTTGTGTTTCTCCTGAAGAATTCTTTAGTTCACGTCGTGAACTAAGTAATTCTCGCCGTGAACTACTTAATCCACGGCGTGAACTAAGTAATCCGCGGCGTGGATTAAAGAATATCTGCCGGGAAAAGAAAGAATGGTTGCCTACCATTGAAAGTTTATGTACCGCCCTTCGGAAGTTTAGGGAAAGAGGATTCGGAAACAGCTGCCCTGACCGTTTCCGGAAGTTGCCGAGATGCTGCCGCCATGCAGGGTGATGATTTGTTTACAAAGGCTGAGGCCGATACCGGAACCATTGGGTTTGGTGGTGAAGAACGGGATGAAAATCCGTTCCAGTACGTCGGGAAGGATACCTTCTCCGTTGTCTTGGATGATGAAGATCCGCTCTTTTCCGTTTGATTCGGCCCGGACTTGGATATTTGGTTCGCTCACAGTGGCACAAGCCTCGCGGGCATTCTTCAGTAAATTCAGGAAGACCTGTTCCATTTGTGCCCGGTCGGCTTCCCATTCCAAAGACTCGTCGGCCAGCTGGAAGTGGATATATG is part of the Parabacteroides sp. AD58 genome and harbors:
- a CDS encoding DNA alkylation repair protein, producing MKTASFIIDELQSVASTEKAAHLSRFFKTGPGEYGEGDSFMGIPVPLTRNIAKANIDTPLEELQILIHSPWHEARLCALLILVERVKKKKTTDEERCNIYQFYLKNTRHCNNWDLVDLSCPTIVGGYLLHQPDHSLLYRLAESDNLWEQRIAIVSTIALIRHDQFDDTLALSRQLMNHKHDLMHKAVGWMLREIGKRNRDVLSEFLDEYATRLPRTALRYAIEHYPEEERQDFLRKK
- a CDS encoding 2-hydroxyacid dehydrogenase family protein, with translation MIKVLVTYDMFREGFTELEKLYDVTFPEGRDFSYEEVYEMIPEYDVLCSMFDFPVNKKLVDHAPKLKLVSNYAVGYNNIDVAYCIEKGITVTNTPAPVTAPTANIALGLMLDVARRITECDRKLRRLGKQMKVGVLENLGIPIDGKTLGIIGMGRIGQALAKRAVACNMHILYHNRHRLSPEEEASIPARYVSKEELLAQSDFVSLNAPYTPETYHLIGEEEFKQMKSSAVLINTARGPLVDEHALVKALQDGTIHGAGLDVFEFGDHPLPELLELENVVLTPHIGTQTYETRVIMAQTVCNNVIGFLEGDRPITRVLHP
- a CDS encoding DUF6261 family protein; this encodes MKEIQNLSISQLQNEEAFGFFTLVKEEMDNLPADPGEGVAPLKAVKEAYIEKLDAYDEALETSNKLDSVQTVEAADAAADEAWGASYAYSKAMARHPDSMIRNAALSYVAVYEKYGNPTKLAQVKELGVLQNLLTDLEALGDDETIGFTMWREYIAETTASLMDAMNNRTDEQSRIQVGIVKETRLATEAAYRDLVGKVNVVAAYEGDAAYATFIDHMNALIDRQKAILKGRTTRNKKKAQ
- a CDS encoding alpha-L-fucosidase, with the translated sequence MSMQLPAQEVASTQTDEQKEKRMEWFEEAKLGIFIHWGIYAVNGVSESWSFYNNYLPYDEYMSQTKGFTASKYNPKEWVDLIQESGARYTVLTTKHHDGVALWDTKAGDLSVVKSTPAGKDLVAPFVEEVRKHGLKLGFYYSLLDWSHPDYPNKTKTETRYKDDPARWNKFVQFNFAQLSELNKTWKPDLYWFDGDWEQSAEAWNSKGIVDLLRSTNPNVIINSRIQGYGDYATPEQGVPVVRPKDKYWELCMTMNDSWGYQHTDTNYKTPYILLRTFVDCLSMGGNLLLDIGPKEDGTIPEEQVAILKEFGRWIKKHKEAVYETRAGIPAEHFQGYTTLNKAGDILYLYLPYRPNGPVEIKGLMNKVNRVWVVGNGTMLSYKVYNKNYWSEVPGNLYIDVPDRVLDEQITVLAVLLDGPVKLYRGEGQVISSN
- a CDS encoding nucleoside recognition domain-containing protein, translated to MVLNYIWIAFFLIAFVVAACKLLFLGDTNVFTEIINASFASAKTGFEISLGLTGILSLWLGIMKIGEKGGVIQAFARMASPVFSKLFPDIPKDHPVTGSIFMNLSANLLGLDNAATPMGLKAMTQLQEFNREKDTASNPMIMFLCINASGLTLIPITIMMYRAQLGAANPSDVFLPIMLATFISTLVAILAVCFKQKINILQRNLLLFFGGMAVLIGGLIWLFHSMTQEQVSLYSTLFANTLLFTIICGFILSGVRKKLNVYDAFIEGAKEGFQTAITIIPYLVAILVGIGIFRASGAMDFLIEGVRFCVGSLGLNTDFVEALPTILMKPLSGSGARGMMLDAMNTYGADSFVGRLSSIVQGSCDTTFYVVALYYGSVGIKNTRYTVPCALLADLAGAIAAIAMAYLFFG
- a CDS encoding TIGR02757 family protein; translated protein: MNKKIAEEIRELAKRYHTPDFITRDPIQFPHHFTEKKDIEVSAFITTWITFGKRECVIRKLNEFHQAIDWKPFEFIRDTDNINQVISTMNKGKKFYRFYSYVDLRALCMRLNKIYTVYNSLEEAVMQTEIGPDMHRNAHIHLYKLQSLFSGIKGIPEPSSYSACKRLALFLRWMVRQDKTVDLGIWKQALKPKDLIIPLDTHVTKMAIRLGLIPETKSQTQHIAQQITDQLREVFPDDPCLGDFALFGKGEEEANQKGIE
- a CDS encoding cupin domain-containing protein, with product MEQKMATISGKNFTSIETGSMNEWKEKIFLKEATGATATEISISTLQPNEATPFFHAHKQNEETYIILSGKGDFQVDDQCFPIQSGSVVRVAPEGSRSMRNTANEPMHYIVVQAKQHSLEQFTFTDATILEQAPLWK
- a CDS encoding winged helix-turn-helix transcriptional regulator, which produces MKEFHHHKFCPIRDILSRIGSKWSMLVLVTLDANGTMRFNEIQKSIGDISQRMLTLTVRTLEADGLIKRDVYPEVPPRVEYTLTDRGRSLMPLLKELVRWALDNQEQILEERAKLDVPEEVKE
- a CDS encoding ATP-binding protein, with product MNRKYPIGIQSFENIRKEGYLYVDKTALVYQLVQTGKYYFLSRPRRFGKSLLLSTLQAYYEGKKELFEGLAMASLEKDWKTYPVLHLDLNAQRYDSVDSLTSILNDTLCEWERLYGTQESETTLSLRFKGVIQRAAEKTGRNVVVLIDEYDKPMLQAIHNKELQSNYRNILKAFYGVLKSKDAYLQFALLTGVTKFSKVSVFSDLNNIEDITLIRDFAGLCGISEEELYATLSTDIQELAEAVGMSYEDTCRRLKEQYDGYHFAERTSGMYNPFSLLNVLKSKQFRNYWFETGTPTYLVELLKENHYPLEHLTYEQATADTLTGIDTVDSSPIPVLYQSGYLTIKDYDPEFETYTLGFPNKEVEEGFTRFLLPYYAHIRSGSSAFHIVNFVKEVRSGDIDGFMKRLQSFFSDTPYELVRDLELHYQNVLFIIFRLVGFYTQAEYHTSEGRVDLVIRTDQFIYVMEFKLDGTAEEALQQIEEKQYALPFASDPRRLFKVGVNFSNATRNIEKWLVR